The following are encoded in a window of Gopherus flavomarginatus isolate rGopFla2 chromosome 10, rGopFla2.mat.asm, whole genome shotgun sequence genomic DNA:
- the LOC127059037 gene encoding uncharacterized protein LOC127059037, which translates to METLYSALQDEICAFEAHVQSCQKDFDLHTLYNVLLLLLPGSPTWEVKSLEQLEKLVEGRAWPGQDTVKITGSAESCDVPGYVAWLGSYLGYLNTLKETFDAKVVFPLCEHLYVHEELDAGAERRSPVGSHNGSGAGHSGEKRPHTVTSITDIAKKLFAVRRKWALLLNRGVIDDRVFSPQSLCTLRGFANTGPIVKVLRLVPDIFHKSLAMAALASQWLSLHGSRYSIFQLLSEPGQEKGERRTGLAAGTSEPWRNGVAISLPESASGCSSFSGGRVPPRPRRSSSSCSSHDGGGWLGSVSATQTKLRESREELMALLWRVERAGVLETQLHELTQSISRLQLEQQDTRRKLDVFQQRLEQADWDVPDSIPLLRSQCQATLRELEDQGRHMELEKYRKSILQSDWLLELELRPGLIRQLDALQQRCRELEQSLQAKDQAALQHLLPASRTDSASLCDSGHCSTVSPMPTNKA; encoded by the exons ATGGAAACCTTGTATTCTGCCCTCCAGGACGAGATCTGTGCCTTCGAGGCACACGTGCAGAGCTGCCAGAAAGACTTTGACCTGCACACGCTTTacaatgtgctgctgctgctgctccccgggAGCCCGACCTGGGAGGTGAAAAGCCTGGAGCAGCTAGAAAAGCTTgttgagggcagggcctggccagGCCAGGACACCGTGAAAATTACAGGCAGCGCTGAGAGTTGTGATGTCCCTGGCTATGTCGCCTGGCTTGGCTCCTACCTGGGGTACTTAAATACTTTAAAAGAGACGTTTGATGCCAAGGTCGTATTCCCTTTGTGTGAGCACCTGTATGTCCACGAGGAGCTGGATGCCGGGGCTGAGCGCCGGTCTCCTGTGGGTTCCCACAACGGATCTGGTGCTGGGCACAGCGGGGAGAAGAGGCCCCATACTGTGACCTCCATCACAGATATCGCCAAGAAACTGTTTGCCGTCAGGAGGAAGTGGGCCTTGCTGCTCAACCGGGGGGTGATTGACGACCGGGTCTTCAGCCCCCAGAGCCTGTGCACCCTGCGGGGCTTTGCCAACACTGGCCCCATCGTGAAGGTTCTGAGGCTGGTTCCTGACATCTTTCACAAGAGCTTGGCCATGGCGGCGCTTGCCAGCCAGTGGCTCAGTCTCCATGGAAGCAGATACAGCATCTTCCAGCTGCTGTCAGAGCCGGGCCAGGAGAAGGGCGAGCGTAGAactgggctggctgctggcacctcTGAGCCCTGGAGGAATGGAGTGGCCATCAGCCTCCCTGAGTCTGCCAGTGGCTGCAGCAGTTTCTCAGGAGGCCGGGTACCTCCCAGacccaggagaagcagcagcagctgcagctcccatgaTGGAGGTGGCTGGCTGGGCAGCGTCAGTGCGACGCAAACCAAGCTGCGGGAGAGTCGAGAGGAGCTGATGGCCCTGCTCTGGCGAGTGGAACGAGCTGGAGTGCTGGAAACTCAGCTGCACGAGCTAACCCAGAGCATCTCCAggctgcagctggagcagcaagACACAAGGCGCAAGCTGGACGTTTTccagcagaggctggagcaggcagACTGGGACGTGCCTGACAGCATACCGCTGCTTAGAAGCCAGTGCCAGGCAACGCTCAGAGAGCTGGAGGACCAGGGGCGGCACATGGAGCTGGAGAAGTATCGTAAGAGCATCTTGCAGAGTgactggctgctggagctggagctcaGACCAGGTCTTATTCGGCAGCTTGATGCA tTGCAGCAGCGCTGCAGAGAGCTGGAGCAGTCGCTACAGGCCAAGGACCAGGCCGCACTACAGCATCTCCTGCCAGCAAGTAGGACAGACTCTGCTTCCCTGTGTGACTCAGGGCATTGCTCCACCGTGTCTCCCATGCCGACAAATAAAGCCTGA